The following are encoded together in the Cyanobacterium aponinum PCC 10605 genome:
- a CDS encoding M56 family metallopeptidase yields MHLLLIFISLLLAYGLRILSQFISKKYQQKWGLSLFLFAFPTLILLMTCIAIICMGYQGEMWGIKASKLSYYLSISFLIYALFTLVKNTLDHLKTWSILQQCSVQKINNYKFKLLETDFPYAAQIGFWNSQLVLSQGLIKLLSQEHLLAVIAHESAHKKCRDPFLFFWLFYLKKLGFCLPNNEQLWDNLILLRELRADQIAAKKVDYLLIAESLIQVTSSIMTLPSEFNHNLECTFYDNRLQVRIDNLMAEKEDLVNNNYLEIIWLLFIFIPWLFFPFHNPC; encoded by the coding sequence ATGCACTTATTATTAATTTTTATCAGTTTATTATTAGCCTATGGTCTGAGAATATTAAGCCAATTTATTAGTAAAAAATATCAGCAAAAATGGGGCTTATCTTTATTTTTATTTGCCTTTCCTACTTTAATTTTATTGATGACCTGTATTGCTATTATTTGTATGGGTTATCAAGGAGAAATGTGGGGAATAAAAGCTAGTAAATTGAGCTATTACTTATCTATTAGTTTCTTAATTTATGCTTTATTTACTCTTGTTAAAAATACCTTAGACCATCTCAAAACTTGGTCAATTTTGCAACAGTGTTCAGTGCAAAAAATTAATAATTATAAGTTTAAACTCCTAGAAACAGATTTTCCTTATGCCGCGCAGATAGGTTTTTGGAACTCCCAATTAGTGTTAAGTCAAGGGTTAATAAAACTACTTTCTCAAGAACACTTATTAGCAGTTATAGCCCATGAATCAGCCCATAAGAAATGTAGAGATCCTTTTTTATTTTTCTGGCTATTTTATCTTAAAAAATTAGGTTTTTGTTTACCTAATAATGAACAACTTTGGGATAATTTAATATTATTGAGGGAATTAAGAGCGGATCAAATTGCGGCGAAAAAAGTTGATTATCTTTTAATAGCAGAATCTTTGATACAAGTTACATCATCTATAATGACGCTACCTTCTGAATTTAATCACAACCTAGAATGCACATTTTACGATAATCGTTTACAAGTCAGAATTGATAATTTAATGGCAGAAAAAGAAGATCTTGTTAACAATAATTATTTAGAAATAATCTGGTTATTATTTATTTTTATTCCTTGGCTGTTTTTCCCTTTTCATAATCCTTGTTAA
- a CDS encoding chorismate-binding protein, translated as MRTLIIDNYDSFTYNIYQLVAEINQEKPIVITNNQLSWQEIEDNNFDNIIISPGPGNPKNRKDFGVCQDVLLNSNIPILGICLGHQGLGYYYDAQITKAPEPYHGRISKVYHNSNSIFDGIPSPFSVVRYHSLLIANNPANFPSNLEIIAHTEDNLIMGIKHKLKPFWGVQFHPESICSEYGEQILTNFNILSEKYYLSHNKDVKNIKLNSFQNVADKIILNKSIDNKKQDKFKLFSQKLDFYVDSEIVFEHLYRDANPSFWLDSSMIAEGLSRFSYMGDCEGENSFFISYDVNTNTIIQFKKEEKKIIKNNIFDFLQQYLDQYNNYNLDLPFNFNGGFVGYFGYELKALCGYKNKHISSYPDAQFIFADRMIVFDHLDKCIYLVYLGKENSKQKANNWFKNLAEKLFLLHQYNDNQSWEKSSNLQLKNSPKKADILWDVNSKVSSIKDNSNTGKYSKQEHLNDIFKANNDNLYHDKCSGLSIYLSRNKKEYLDNIESSLQKIRLGESYEICLTNHLYLPNIDNSLDFYSYLRTQNSAPYSCFFRFNDLSIVSCSPERFLHLDKQGNLESKPIKGTVKRGKTKDEDEQLKNQLKCSEKEQAENLMIVDLLRNDLGKVCQVGSVTVPKLMAIESYSTVHQMVSTVKGKIKEGIKTTDCIKACFPGGSMTGAPKKRTLEIIDDLETEARGIYSGCIGFLALNGTMDLNIVIRTAIITPEKTAIGVGGAITYLSSPELEFAETMLKAQALLNAALFLNENKK; from the coding sequence ATGAGAACTTTAATTATTGATAATTATGATTCTTTTACTTACAATATATATCAATTAGTTGCAGAAATAAATCAAGAAAAACCTATTGTTATAACTAATAATCAATTATCTTGGCAAGAAATTGAAGACAATAATTTTGATAATATAATTATTTCTCCGGGGCCAGGTAATCCAAAAAATAGAAAAGATTTTGGTGTTTGTCAAGATGTTTTATTAAACTCAAATATTCCTATTTTGGGCATTTGTTTGGGACATCAAGGATTAGGATATTATTATGATGCTCAAATAACTAAAGCACCAGAGCCTTATCACGGTAGAATTAGCAAAGTTTACCATAATAGTAATAGTATTTTTGATGGTATTCCTTCTCCTTTTTCTGTGGTTCGCTATCACTCTCTATTAATTGCGAATAATCCTGCCAATTTTCCTTCTAATTTAGAAATAATAGCCCATACTGAAGATAATTTAATTATGGGTATAAAACATAAATTAAAACCTTTTTGGGGTGTGCAATTTCACCCTGAATCCATTTGCTCTGAATATGGTGAGCAAATATTAACTAACTTTAATATTCTTTCAGAAAAATATTATTTATCTCACAATAAAGATGTAAAAAATATCAAATTAAATAGCTTTCAAAATGTAGCAGACAAAATAATTTTAAATAAGAGTATAGATAATAAAAAACAGGATAAATTCAAGTTATTTAGTCAAAAATTAGATTTTTATGTTGACTCCGAAATTGTTTTTGAGCATTTATATCGAGATGCAAATCCTAGTTTTTGGTTAGACAGTAGTATGATAGCAGAGGGTTTATCTCGATTTTCTTATATGGGAGATTGTGAAGGGGAAAATAGTTTTTTTATTAGTTATGATGTTAATACCAATACTATAATTCAGTTTAAAAAAGAAGAAAAAAAGATAATTAAGAATAATATTTTTGATTTTTTACAACAATATTTAGACCAATATAATAATTATAATTTGGATTTACCCTTTAACTTTAATGGGGGATTTGTTGGTTATTTCGGTTATGAATTAAAAGCCTTATGTGGGTATAAAAATAAACATATATCTTCTTATCCTGATGCTCAATTTATTTTTGCAGATAGGATGATTGTTTTTGATCATTTAGACAAGTGTATTTATTTAGTTTATTTAGGAAAAGAAAATTCTAAACAAAAAGCTAATAACTGGTTTAAAAATTTAGCGGAAAAACTATTTTTACTACATCAGTATAATGATAATCAATCATGGGAAAAATCTTCTAATCTTCAATTAAAAAACTCTCCTAAAAAAGCAGACATTTTATGGGATGTTAATTCAAAAGTTTCTAGTATAAAAGATAATTCAAATACAGGCAAATATTCTAAGCAAGAGCATCTAAATGATATATTCAAAGCTAATAATGACAATTTATATCATGATAAATGTAGTGGCTTGTCGATTTATTTAAGTAGAAATAAAAAGGAGTATTTAGATAATATAGAATCATCTTTACAAAAAATAAGATTAGGAGAAAGTTATGAGATTTGCCTTACAAACCATCTTTATTTGCCTAATATTGATAACTCTTTAGATTTTTATTCTTATTTAAGAACTCAAAATTCAGCTCCTTATAGTTGTTTTTTTAGATTTAATGATTTAAGTATTGTTTCTTGTTCTCCTGAGCGTTTTTTGCATCTGGATAAACAGGGAAATTTAGAATCAAAGCCCATCAAAGGCACAGTAAAAAGAGGGAAAACTAAAGATGAAGATGAACAGCTAAAAAATCAATTAAAGTGTAGTGAAAAAGAACAAGCAGAAAACCTTATGATTGTCGATTTATTACGCAATGATTTAGGAAAAGTGTGTCAGGTGGGCAGTGTCACTGTTCCTAAGTTAATGGCGATCGAATCTTATAGTACAGTACATCAAATGGTGTCCACAGTCAAAGGAAAAATCAAGGAAGGAATCAAAACCACAGATTGTATTAAGGCTTGTTTCCCCGGTGGTTCAATGACTGGAGCACCAAAGAAACGCACTTTAGAAATTATTGACGACTTAGAGACGGAAGCAAGGGGCATTTATTCAGGTTGTATCGGATTTTTAGCCCTTAACGGCACGATGGACTTAAACATAGTTATTCGTACTGCTATTATAACCCCAGAAAAAACTGCTATCGGTGTTGGCGGAGCAATTACTTATTTATCTTCCCCCGAATTAGAATTTGCAGAAACCATGTTAAAAGCCCAAGCCTTACTCAATGCCGCACTATTTTTAAACGAGAATAAGAAATAA
- a CDS encoding DUF1995 family protein: protein MTVTVIPQSLEEAIIQAKSALKVALESGCTRITIDLVIPEIALKAQYLAQEFADFFSEYGAGLKLFFPDTGAAALARRDWGETEFQVTDIGSSRSPIERKISDTDQVFLVISPSAVEVNLVEKLCNIAGDRPVILLIPQLEDVSIVGIGYAARQLRERFISILESAYYFRPLESAVVLRSYPQLWQVWQQNEENEDYELIAEVPQKPLGENLDRILQGQTEDDSDNNNNTPPPSASGLFASLKSFLKALNN from the coding sequence ATGACTGTTACTGTTATCCCTCAATCCCTAGAAGAAGCGATTATTCAGGCAAAATCAGCGTTAAAAGTTGCCCTTGAAAGTGGTTGTACTCGCATTACTATTGATTTAGTCATTCCTGAAATTGCCTTAAAAGCTCAATATTTAGCCCAAGAGTTTGCGGATTTTTTCTCTGAATATGGTGCAGGGCTGAAATTATTTTTCCCTGATACAGGGGCGGCGGCTTTGGCAAGGAGAGATTGGGGAGAGACGGAATTTCAAGTAACAGATATTGGTAGTAGTCGTAGTCCTATTGAAAGAAAAATTAGCGATACAGATCAAGTTTTTCTGGTAATTTCTCCTTCAGCAGTGGAAGTTAATTTAGTGGAAAAGTTATGTAACATAGCAGGCGATCGCCCTGTTATTTTATTAATTCCTCAATTAGAAGATGTTTCCATTGTGGGTATTGGTTATGCGGCTAGACAGTTAAGAGAAAGATTTATTAGTATTCTCGAATCTGCTTATTATTTTCGCCCTTTAGAGTCTGCTGTGGTGTTAAGAAGCTACCCCCAATTATGGCAAGTATGGCAACAAAATGAAGAAAATGAAGATTATGAGTTAATCGCAGAAGTTCCTCAAAAGCCTTTAGGGGAAAACCTCGATCGCATTTTGCAAGGTCAAACGGAGGATGATTCTGATAATAACAATAACACACCTCCTCCCTCTGCTTCTGGCTTGTTTGCTTCTCTCAAAAGTTTCCTCAAAGCCCTAAATAATTAG
- a CDS encoding hemolysin family protein, with protein sequence MFNLFISVIIVLAGSAFCSLTETVLLSVSDIKVKQWAQSKKSSALVLLQIKKKMSRPIAAIVILNNIFNIVGSIIIGTFTTEALGSKWLGVFSAILTFLIIIFGEIIPKTLGQRYADNIALWLAFPTKFLAFILNPLVWLMEKITEPLTKGKVLPTTNEMEIKLLTNIGSNEGVIEADEAEMINRVFHLNDLSAYDLMTPRIIITYLKGDLTLSECQDTIIKSEHSRILVVQDSIDDVLGIAFKNELLTAVIKGKGSEKIANLAKNVNFVPETIRADLLLKNFQELRQHLMVVIDEYGGVSGVVTLEDVLEVLTGDIVDETDKTVNMREIARRKRERLLISKGIEDFSSFNHVS encoded by the coding sequence ATGTTCAACTTATTTATTTCCGTCATTATTGTTTTAGCTGGTTCTGCTTTTTGTTCTTTAACTGAAACTGTGCTTCTATCTGTTTCTGATATAAAAGTAAAACAGTGGGCTCAGTCAAAAAAGTCTTCTGCCTTGGTTTTGTTACAAATTAAAAAGAAAATGAGTCGCCCTATAGCTGCGATCGTTATCCTCAATAATATCTTTAATATTGTGGGTAGTATCATAATTGGTACTTTCACCACAGAGGCTTTAGGTAGTAAATGGTTAGGAGTTTTTTCTGCCATTTTGACTTTTTTAATTATTATATTTGGTGAAATTATTCCCAAAACTCTAGGACAAAGATATGCTGATAATATTGCTTTATGGTTGGCTTTTCCTACTAAGTTTTTAGCCTTTATTTTAAATCCTTTGGTGTGGTTGATGGAAAAAATAACAGAGCCTTTAACCAAGGGAAAAGTTTTGCCGACAACCAATGAAATGGAAATTAAGTTATTAACAAATATTGGTAGCAACGAGGGAGTAATTGAGGCGGATGAAGCAGAAATGATTAACAGAGTTTTTCATCTTAATGATTTATCTGCGTACGATTTGATGACTCCAAGAATTATTATTACCTACTTAAAAGGTGATCTAACTTTAAGTGAATGTCAAGATACAATTATTAAGTCTGAACACAGTCGAATTTTAGTCGTTCAAGATTCCATTGATGATGTTTTAGGAATAGCATTTAAGAATGAATTATTAACCGCAGTCATTAAAGGTAAGGGGTCAGAAAAAATCGCAAATTTAGCCAAAAATGTGAACTTTGTACCTGAAACTATTAGGGCGGATCTTTTATTGAAAAATTTTCAGGAATTACGACAACATTTAATGGTAGTAATTGATGAATATGGTGGCGTTTCTGGGGTGGTAACATTAGAAGATGTATTAGAAGTTTTGACAGGTGATATTGTTGATGAAACAGATAAAACCGTCAATATGAGAGAAATTGCGAGGAGAAAAAGAGAAAGACTCTTAATTTCTAAAGGTATTGAGGATTTTTCTAGTTTTAATCATGTTAGCTAG
- a CDS encoding two-component system response regulator, whose translation MNTPLKVFIIEDEIIAAESLKLDLENLGYQVIGKENSHDKVLPKIKENQPDLILMDIKIKGDIDGIDLAKKINQIMCVPIIYLTAYADEKTLNRAMETSPYGYIVKPYKTEDLVTNIRIAWQKYNQINHITHQLTSQQERLNFISKYDELTQLPNQLSLVENFNGILELFYQQLNSQADLDIDNKSQFIPLFYLNFGRFYLIRDELGQDLANMLFKALVKRLKANLNEDYILTRLDGDDFALIIPPIKTKQIAIDLATNLLEKITPPFIYKQQEIYIDFKIGISLYPIHGENIDQLLYKAKEAAKDLEQNQYKIYSPAFHSFTAKQVSLEAKLHNALENRELEIYYQPLVEMRTNKIFGAEALLRWNNPEDKYISPEIFIPLAEEIGIIETINNWILNTACEEFNYLHKNFKSDLRLSINLSKRQFDQDYLEQKILKILADNYFNPSLLQIEISESLLVNNHQMASRKLKKLHSVGLKIAIDDFGTGYSSLGYLQNLYFDILKLDRIFINKIESNPKNATITKSLIEMAHELNLKIIAEGVETEPELSFLHKNKCDYYQGYLFSRALPFQQFKELLEINI comes from the coding sequence ATGAATACTCCCCTTAAAGTTTTCATCATAGAAGATGAAATTATTGCCGCCGAGAGTCTTAAGTTAGATTTAGAAAATTTAGGTTATCAGGTAATAGGAAAGGAAAATAGTCATGATAAAGTATTACCGAAAATCAAGGAAAATCAACCGGATTTAATTTTAATGGATATAAAAATTAAGGGAGATATTGATGGCATAGATTTGGCAAAAAAAATTAATCAAATTATGTGTGTTCCGATTATTTATTTAACGGCTTATGCTGATGAGAAAACGTTAAATAGAGCTATGGAAACTTCTCCCTATGGCTATATTGTTAAACCTTATAAAACTGAAGATTTAGTTACAAATATTAGGATTGCATGGCAAAAATATAATCAAATAAATCACATTACTCATCAGTTAACATCTCAGCAGGAAAGACTTAATTTTATCTCTAAATATGATGAGTTAACTCAATTACCAAATCAATTATCTTTGGTAGAAAACTTTAATGGTATTTTAGAGTTATTTTATCAACAATTAAATTCTCAAGCAGACTTGGATATTGATAATAAATCTCAATTTATTCCTCTATTCTATTTGAATTTTGGTCGTTTTTATTTAATTCGGGACGAGTTGGGACAAGACCTTGCTAATATGTTATTTAAGGCTTTGGTAAAAAGATTAAAGGCTAACTTAAATGAGGACTATATATTAACAAGATTAGATGGAGATGATTTTGCTTTAATTATTCCTCCAATCAAAACAAAACAAATAGCAATTGATTTAGCAACTAATTTGTTAGAAAAAATAACTCCACCATTTATTTATAAACAACAGGAAATATATATAGATTTTAAAATAGGAATTAGTTTATATCCTATACATGGAGAAAATATAGATCAACTTTTGTATAAAGCAAAAGAAGCGGCTAAAGATTTAGAACAAAATCAATATAAAATTTACTCCCCTGCTTTTCATAGTTTTACGGCAAAACAGGTAAGTTTAGAGGCAAAATTACACAATGCTTTAGAAAATAGGGAATTAGAAATTTATTATCAACCTTTAGTCGAAATGAGAACTAATAAAATTTTTGGTGCTGAGGCTTTATTGAGATGGAATAATCCTGAAGATAAATATATTTCCCCTGAAATTTTTATTCCTTTAGCGGAAGAAATAGGTATTATTGAAACTATTAATAATTGGATTTTAAATACTGCCTGTGAAGAATTTAATTATCTACATAAAAATTTTAAATCTGATTTGCGATTATCTATTAATCTTTCAAAAAGGCAGTTTGATCAAGATTATTTAGAACAAAAAATATTAAAGATTCTGGCAGATAATTATTTTAATCCTTCTTTATTACAAATAGAAATTAGTGAAAGTCTCTTGGTTAATAATCATCAAATGGCTTCACGTAAATTAAAAAAATTACATAGTGTAGGTTTAAAAATTGCGATCGATGATTTTGGGACAGGTTACTCTTCTTTAGGATATTTACAGAATTTATATTTTGATATTTTAAAACTCGATCGCATCTTTATCAATAAAATTGAAAGTAATCCAAAAAATGCCACTATCACAAAATCTTTAATAGAAATGGCTCATGAATTAAACTTAAAAATTATTGCAGAAGGAGTAGAAACAGAACCAGAACTCTCATTTTTGCATAAAAATAAATGCGATTATTATCAAGGCTACTTATTTAGTCGTGCTTTACCGTTTCAACAATTTAAGGAATTATTAGAGATAAATATTTGA